A window of Ranitomeya variabilis isolate aRanVar5 chromosome 2, aRanVar5.hap1, whole genome shotgun sequence contains these coding sequences:
- the LOC143808965 gene encoding uncharacterized protein LOC143808965 — MSSQEDIERPLEDLILPSGDAKEKGSGHSKRSDSTEKSVKKSGRSAPKADRTTRQTGKRTEKSRHKQCAMCNEPLPDSYIKRLCQSCIDYTLQQESSVRMKEIRLMIREELQSLGSSPAVNVGKRTRKAPSPAADTSAESGEVSSDVSQRSGSSDDEDYVCFPTDSVNSLIKSVRGTMGVSESKEPQTPQDAMFAGLSQKKGHVFPVNQAIKDLVKREWNKGQKGFVPVSCKRRYPFDDEDLTTWSKVPKVDAAVASTSRRSSLPVEDAGSLSDPMDRKSDTILKKSWEACVTAFKPAIAATSTSRSMLVWLDQLDQNIKAGVSREKLRSAIPLIKGAAAFISDASIDSLRLAARTASLTNTARRALWLKNWKGDAQSRSKLCAIPCQEGRSGSHHSARREALKTDGIIIKNSNKKEIYSINVPLSQRINSVDPVLPVGARLLHFAEQWKEITVNPWAINLVSSGLALDFIQTPPDSFLLTSLKSRPQQEALETEIKSLISKHVLIKVPPSQIGKGFYSPLFLISKPDGSFRTIINLRKLNSFIKPRTFKMESIRSAIKNLFPNCYMVVLDLKDAYYHLPIHQLHQKFLRVAVVIEGQVCHLQYRAMPFGLSMAPRVFTKLLSEVMSFLRVRDTLVIPYLDDLLIVGRDSLQCERRLGEVVFSLQKLGWIINWEKSRLQPVTCQKFLGLLLDSVDQICRLPDEKKTTIIHKVSIAISKRSMSLRNAMSLLGSLTSCLPAVQWAQFHTRQLQKFVLQEDIRREGKLDDSRSNSPSGLDHEGFSWS; from the exons atgtcgtcccaggaggatatcgagcgcccactggaggatttaatcctgcctagtggtgatgccaaagagaaaggcagtggacactcaaagaggagtgactccactgagaaatcggtgaaaaagtcaggccgctctgcaccaaaagctgatcgtacaacccggcagacg ggtaagcggacggagaaatctaggcacaagcagtgtgcgatgtgtaatgagcccctgccggactcctatattaaaagattatgtcagagttgcatagattacaccttgcagcaggagagttcggtCAGGATGAAGGAGATTCGTCTCATGATAAGGGAAGAACTTCAGTCCTTGGGTAGTAGTCCGGCGGTGAATGTGGGAAAAAGAACCAGGAAGGCGCCTTCTcctgcagcagacacgtcagcagaaagtggggaggtcagcTCAGACGTTTCTCAAAGATCGGGCTCCTCGGATGACGAGGATTACGTCTGTTTCCCTACAGACAGCGTAAATAGTCTGATTAAGTCAGTGAGGGGTACTATGGGAGTATCAGAGTCTAAAGAACCTCAGACACCTCAGGACGCTATGTTTGCTGGTCTTTCGCAAAAGAAAGGCCATGTATTTCCAgtgaatcaggccatcaaggacctggttAAACGGGAATGGAATAAAGGACAAAAAGGGTTTGTGCCAGTCTCATGTAAAAGGAGATACCCCTTCgatgatgaggacttgaccacttggtccaaagtacctaaagtggatgcggctgtggcatccacctcccgccgttcctccctGCCAGTCGAAGATGCAGGTTCAttatcagatcctatggacaggaaatctgacacaatacttaaaaagtcatgggaggcctgtgtaactgcctttaaacctgcaattgcagccacatctactagcaggtctatgctagtttggctcgaccagctggaccaaaacatTAAGGCCGGAGTTTCCAGGGAAAAATTGCGCTCCGCTATTCCTTTAATTAAGGGGGCTGCGGCATTTATTTCTGATGCCTCTATTGACTCACTCCGTCTAGCGGCCAGAACGGCCAGTCTTACTaacacggctcgtagagccttatggctaaaaaactggaaaggagatgcccagtccaggtccaaattgtgtgccataccctgtcagg aagggcgttcaggaagccaccattcggcaagaagggaggctttaaagaccgatggaataataataaagaattcaaACAAAAAGGAAATCTAttcaataaacgtccctttaagccagcggataaattccgttgacccggttctgccagtgggagctagacttctacaCTTTGCAGAGCAATGGAAGGAAATAACGGTCAATCCGTGGGCCATCAATTTAGTTTCTTCAGGCCTCGCTTTAGATTTCATccaaacacctccggattccttccttcttacatccttaaaatctaggcctcagcaggaggccctggaaacggaaattaaatccctcatatccaaacacgtattaataaaagtaccaccatcccagatagggaagggcttctactcccccttatttctaatttctaagccggacggctctttcagaaccataatcaatttgagaaaattaaattcctttataaaacccagaacatttaaaatggaatctattcgttcagctattaaaaatttgtttccaaattgttacatggtagtattggatcttaaggatgcttactaccatctccccatacaccagttacaccaaaaatttctccgggtagcagtggttatagaggggcaggtctgtcacctacaataccgggctatgccatttgggttatccatggctccaagggtttttaccaaattactatcagaggtaatgtccttcctacgagtaagggacacactagtaattccgtatctagatgacctgttgattgtaggtagagattccctacagtgtgagaggaggttgggggaagtagtattttctttgcaaaaactgggctggattataaactgggaaaaatccaggctccagcctgtgacatgtcagaaatttctggggctcctattggactcagttgaccagatatgtaggcttcctgatgagaaaaagaccaccataatacataaagtgagtatagccatcagtaagcgtagtatgtcattGAGGAATGCCATGTCTTTATTGGGTTCCCTGACTTCTTGTCTTCCCGCAGTCCAATGGGCGCAATTCCACACTAGACAGCTACAGAAATTTGTTTTACAAGAGGACATTAGGAGGGAAGGAAAGCTGGATGACAGTCGTTCTAAC AGTCCATCTGGTCTTGACCATGAAGGATTTTCGTGGTCATGA